Genomic segment of Acidobacteriota bacterium:
CCGAATTGCTCGGTGACGAATCGTTTGAGCGGCCGGATGGTCACCGAATCGTCGATCCAGCCACGCCGACAGGCGTCCTCGCACGGTGCGGCACAGATGCGACCGCAGACCGAGGCCAGCGGATTGGATGACCGCGCGATGAGGAACGACTCCTCGAAGCGGCCCTCGGCGATCAGTTGGACGTAGCGGCCGGAATCGGTGTGCACCGGGCAGGCCTGCATGCAGGGCACGTTCTCCCGATACCAGGTGATCGGATTGAAGCGTGCCTTGAACAATCCGTCTCCCATCATTCACTCCTTGGTGATGCGAGATCGGCGATCGTCTTCGTAGTGAGGAAATCCAGGTAGGTGCGTTGCACATGCTCCCAGTGTTGGTGGGCGCTGCAGAGGTTCGTGTCGTCGCAGGGTTGGGTTTCGCTCAACAGACACGCTTTGTTCGTGCGGACCACCTCGAACAGCGAGACGATATCGATCAGCGGGATCTCATGCGGTTCGCGGCCGAGGTGGTAGCCCCCGTGACTGCCGCGCGACCCGGAGAGGATCCCGCTGCGGCGCAACGTCGCGAGGATCTTGTACAGGTAGCTCGAGGGGACCCCGGTCTCGCGAGCCAACTCGCGAGCCTGTACGCCGGACTCCTTGTTCGCCCGGACAACGGCGACGATCGCTCTCAACGCATATTCCGAGGTGGTGGAGAACATTTAGACGTTTCGATCCATGGGTCCAAATAATAGCCGAATCGAGCATAAAACAGCGGGGGACCAATGGACCGGATGCGTCGAGTTTTGGCACCCTCCGCCTCAGCGGGGTGGCGACCACCGTTTCCGGTAATTCGGTCGGTCAGGCAAACGAGGCCTCCCCGGAATTTCTTGGGGACTCACCTGGAACGCGACCCAGCCCCAGGCACCGGGGCGGCGATCAGTGTCATCCGCTGGCGTCGTGAGTTCATCGGCACAGGATAGCCGTTGCTATCGTGATGGGCTAAGTCTCCGCGACCGTCGGCAATTCAAGTCGAAAGCGTGCCCCACCGTCACTCGGGCTTTCGAGCGTCAACTCTCCGCCCAGGTCGCGAGCAAGTCCACGCGCAAGGGCCAGACCCAGACCCACTCCGGGTACCGGGTCCGCCGGATCTCTGCCGCCGCGCTCGAAGGGATCGAAGACGACGCGAACCTGCTCGCGCGGTATGCCCGGACCGTGATCGCGAACGGTCATCACGAGCGAGCCGTTCTTGGCCGCGGCGCTCAGCCGGATCGTTGGCGATGTCGTACCGTTGGCATACTTCGCCGCATTATCGACGAGGTTACCGAGGATCTGACCGATGGCCTCCGCATTCACGGAAAGCGGGATGTCATCCGGACCGTCGACGTCCAGACAGAGTGTCATCGGTGTCGACTCGACGCTACGTTCCAGCGGAGGTTTCAGACGAGTGAGCAACGCGTTCAAGGTCATCGACTCGAACTGACGCGAGCCGCCCCGCTCCTCCAGGCGTGCGTGGGTCAACACGTTGGACACCATGGCCGACAGCCGTTGCGATTCGTCCTTGAGTGTCTGCAGATATTGCCTACGCTGCTCTTCGGTGGTCACCAGTCCGTCGGCCAGCATCTCCGAGTACATCTGGAAGGTGGTCAACGGCGTTCGCAGTTCGTGAGTCACCGCCGAGACGAAGCGACGGCGACGTTCACCAAGATCGATACTCTTACGCAGGGTCGCGCCCACGACGATGGCGGCCACGATCGCGGCCAGCCACGCCACGGTCAATGCGGTGCGTCCGGCGGTGAAGCCTGTCGTCGGCAGCACCGGTTGCGCCGCTGCGACCATTTTCACCGGGATGTTGGCCAGCCCACGACCGAGAGGGTCGGTCGGTTCGTTTGAAGCGACGCGTTCAAGCCGTGCGTCAGGGAACAGGTCGTCGATCTCGAGTAAGAGACGGTCGTGCAACCGCGGCCAGGCGAGGATAAAACCCTGAATCCGATCGGCGCCGTCCAGCTCGGTTCGTCGGAGGAATGCCAGTGCGGGTTCGCTCTGGGGAGCCGGCGGTTCGAGCCAGGCGACGACTTGACGTCCCGCCAGATCTTCACCCGGCGGACGGGGAACTCCGCAGGCGAGCCGCGCGTCGAACTCGTTCTGAGTCTTGACCAGCTGGGATGGATCTTGCTGGGGGTCGG
This window contains:
- a CDS encoding HAMP domain-containing histidine kinase — translated: MSRAARWWVVFGACNVIVALALIWTTRVVVDLERRELAARAETDYQQSLRLAMWRMDSWLAVLFAREAARPSSDYLSPDLESDFVELRFEIDAQGLAASAQESLDTYRGYLDPNAVHLAFSATDGLVETKLADPQQDPSQLVKTQNEFDARLACGVPRPPGEDLAGRQVVAWLEPPAPQSEPALAFLRRTELDGADRIQGFILAWPRLHDRLLLEIDDLFPDARLERVASNEPTDPLGRGLANIPVKMVAAAQPVLPTTGFTAGRTALTVAWLAAIVAAIVVGATLRKSIDLGERRRRFVSAVTHELRTPLTTFQMYSEMLADGLVTTEEQRRQYLQTLKDESQRLSAMVSNVLTHARLEERGGSRQFESMTLNALLTRLKPPLERSVESTPMTLCLDVDGPDDIPLSVNAEAIGQILGNLVDNAAKYANGTTSPTIRLSAAAKNGSLVMTVRDHGPGIPREQVRVVFDPFERGGRDPADPVPGVGLGLALARGLARDLGGELTLESPSDGGARFRLELPTVAET
- a CDS encoding Rrf2 family transcriptional regulator: MFSTTSEYALRAIVAVVRANKESGVQARELARETGVPSSYLYKILATLRRSGILSGSRGSHGGYHLGREPHEIPLIDIVSLFEVVRTNKACLLSETQPCDDTNLCSAHQHWEHVQRTYLDFLTTKTIADLASPRSE